Below is a window of Phoenix dactylifera cultivar Barhee BC4 chromosome 7, palm_55x_up_171113_PBpolish2nd_filt_p, whole genome shotgun sequence DNA.
ATTCTGATAATCCAGCTCATGGGTGATCAAATACACAACTCTACAGGTAGCAAACTTATTCATAAGCAGTTGCAGATCTTCATGACTCATTGACTGGAATATTATACTGGAAAAGTGTGCATATACTTTCCTTAAAGCAATTCTTTTAGGTGTCATCTACTGCAAGCTAGTCAAAAAGAAATTTTGTTCCCATGATCCATCAACAAATTCTAATACAGCTTAAGAAACcaaatttttttgttaaattattcATCGATTAGCATTTATAGGGTTTAGGGGGATGGAGTTGGTTTTATTATTCCCAACTTGGAGACATGTCCTTTTTATAGGAGAAGAGGCAATTTTGAGTTGTGACAGTGAATGAAAATGTCACTGGCCTCGAATGAACTCATTCAAAGCTTGTGCACAAATGTCCAAAATCATGCAACCTTTTTTCCATATAAAACCaaatcttagattttttttttagacaaAAATGTGTAGCTGAATTTTTAGACTCATGTGATCTCTGCTATGCaattaaacttgatgaaaaagaTGTTCCATGGTGTAGGAAAGGGCATCTCTGTTCAATGGCATAAAAATGTCTCAAGGGAATATTAAATTTGTTCAAACAAATAGTTGTTTcagaggcttttttttttttttttttatgacatAGATGTATGTGAGTGCaactaataaaatcaaaaaaaaaatacatggcaaagagaagaaaaaacggAGTCctaattctcaaaaaaaaaaaaaaaaactctttcgaGTGATGCACAAgagacaattttcttcaaaaataattCAGAAAATTAGAATTGTCCAAAGAACAACTCAATGAATTGTCCTATTAACTGTTTTCTTACTATAATAATCCTGTTAAAAtattttcccttcttttccaACTATTACAGAAGAACTTGGAACTAATTACATTAGCATCTTGAATTGCCCCCTATATAAAAGCTATATTTCCTTTTTCCGGACCCATGCTCCAAGTCCTAACATTTATCTAATCCAACAGCACATGACACTGAACAGTCACTGATGGACTGAACATTTCAATCCCAAAGCAATGGCATTCAGAAGGCTATCAAACAACCGAGTAATGAGAGCTGAAGGAGTGGGGAAGTTGGAGACGGCATTCATGGCATGCGAgaaaactctctctctccctctgtcTCTCTCGTCTTCCCAAAGGCATTAATGGGGGAAGACAGAGTCCACTAAATGACTGACCCCAAACTTAAAAGCTAGCTTTTTCATCACaacatttatttttgtttttcttttttttgcttcaCTTATTGCATTCAATGCCTGCCATCTGCCCACAAGGACTCGCCTGCAATCTTTctcactctctccctctcctccatccCTCCATGGCTTCCTTCTGAGGCGATAATAAATGCCTTGTCCATTGCTCATTGATATCTTGGCTCCTTTCTTCCCCTTAGAATAATTTGGAactaatcattttttttcttttatctgcAGTAATAATTTTTCAGTACATGGAGAGAAATGGTGAAGGAGTTGAAGAGCATATCCTATTGTAGCAGAGTTCTCTCGAGACACCTCAACGAAGTTTATATAAATCACATACATGGCAATCCGGTCTGTAGCAAAGATTAGATGGATTAGGCTTTGGATTAACAATCAATGAGCTAGTTACCAAAAGATTTGATAGTTTTCTTGAGAATTAGCCTGCAGAAAACAATCATAGAGTTTGACCAGAACAGATGAAGCAAATTTGGAAAAATTTTCTGGCCTCTGAACTGACATCAATTGGTTTTGATGCTCTATTCATCTACATCTACTTCTCACTGTGGGAGAGGAGAAGGTTTAAAATTTGCTAGGCTGTATTTAAGTTTTATCAAGTAACACTAAGTAAAGAAATATGTGTAACAAATCAGACACAAGGAGAGTAGTACGTAAGCAACTATACTCATGGAAGCAGAAGTTTGAAAGATAGTTTGTGTTAAAAAGATGTGGTGCTTTGATTTCAGTTGAATTGCTAAAAAACTCACATGCAAAGCAGGCTTTTAAGAAGCCATGAGCTAAAACAAAGTTCTCAAACAACAGAAAATAAGCTAAGAAGACAGATGAAACAAAAATTTGAATGATGATGTGCATAAGTGATATGTTTGTTTGATGCTTTTCATGTATAATTCTAGTCTGCGGTTAAGTTGTCATTGAAAACATGGAGAACATAGAGTAGAAGTTAATCGATTACATAGCAAGGTGTGACAAAATTCCTCTGAGGAACCACCATCAGCTGAAGAACCATGAGCCAGAATCCATGAATTCAAAGAAGCAAAAGCAAGAGAGAGTTCTCAAAAACAAACCCATAAAATTCAAAACCTGCATGATGATAAGATTAAAAGTTTATATGGATACTTCAAAGTAATTCATCCCATCTTCATAAGTGGAGCCTGTTGAGCTTTTGAGGTGGTGGCTGCTgagatctctccttctttcttctggACTGGTATGGTGTTAGCTGCTGGCCTCATCGGCGGGGCAGCGCAGACCGGAATCACAGATCTTATATGCACAGCAGGAGCAACACCGGGCGGACGGTATCCACCACTGGCAAACACTGTTGGAAATGGAATTGCCTGTAGATTTCTTGCAGGAAGCTGTTCCAGTTGAAGGATTGGTACAAGGAGAGGGACAAAATGGCCGGGCACTCATCTGGGTTTGCTGGGTTCTTTGATCCATCACTCGGCTGGCGGCCGACGTGTTCGATATAGAAAAAGCCCGGGAATAGGCCGCCGGCGTAGGAGTATATGGCTTCGCCGGCGAATTCCCATTGCTCTGTTCCTCATCCTTTGGTCTCTCTTCCAGCCGTGGTGCAGAAGGCATTGGTCTTTTTGATGAGAAGAGAGGTACATTGCTGCTCTTGTCCTTGGAGAAAGGTGGCTCTTGAGAGGTGATGGAAGAGTGCTGCAACAAGGTCATTGGTGGTAATATCTTGGGAGCTAGGAAACATCTCTGTTGCTGAGCACGCAGAGGATCCAAGACCTTCCATCTGTGATGAAATGCTAaagaatagagagaagaagaagcagaGGTGCCCTCTCTAGAGCCTAACACCACCCTGCTCCTCTGTTGATGCTGAGTCCTGTGTCTCACTGGTTTGCTCTCCTCTTTAGGCCTTAAATTAGATAAAACTCTCGTCACAACCACCTCTTCCTGCTCTTCActgctctctttctctctggcCTGCTGCGAGGAAGAACCCAAATCTGGCACTACAAATATATAACCATTTGAAAGATAAATCATAACAACTTTTCTCCAAAAAGATAGAACCATAAGAACACACAAGAATAATGAGACACTAGAAGAGAAAAGACATGGTTTTTCTTTACTTTGTTTAAGAGCAGACCAAGCAGCCATGGCAGCATTCTTCTCAGCTTGTTTCTTGGTCTTCGCTGGCTCACCAGGGAAGCTCATGCCAGCGAGCTCCACAGAGCAAGTGAAGACAGGGAGGTGGCCAGGCCCTGACCTCACGGTAGTGTAGACAGGGAGCTTCAAGCCAGCCCTGTGAGCAGTCTCTTGGAGAAGGTTCTTGTACACCCCAGTCTCATCCTATCCAACAAGTAGCCACAGgacaaaaggaaagaagaaaacaatGACAAGAGACAAATGGCTTGCTCCGGTTGACAAGATAAAAAGAGGAACGCAACGAAGTCTAGGAATAGAGGAAAAGGGACTCACAAGGACTCTAGCTGCCAGAGACTTGGAAGGACCTCTGGTGGAGAGGTTGGTGAGGGCCACCTCAGCTGCAGCATGCTCTGCCTGCCTTAGAGTGGTGCAGTTGCTTGGCCCCTCAAAGATCTCTCCATTGAAGTTAACCGAGGCTTTGAACCTTGGTGCATGGTCTGGTCCTTCCCTTATGCAAGCATAGGAGGGGAGATTGAAGCAGCTCCTCTGTGCTAGCTCTTGTAGCTGGTTTTTATACATACCTGCAACCAATGGACCAATTTAAAGCAAACAGCATCCAAGCTTACAAGAAGACAGAGAGCAAGGAAAAGAAGGTCTTTCGATTAAAAGACAAAACTCCAAAGCTATAACAGGCCAAGAGCTACTACTTTTTAAAAGGCAAGCAGGGAAGCAGCAATGATAAAAGGCAAAACCAGCAGCCTAACATGTTG
It encodes the following:
- the LOC103707834 gene encoding double-stranded RNA-binding protein 3-like; its protein translation is MYKNQLQELAQRSCFNLPSYACIREGPDHAPRFKASVNFNGEIFEGPSNCTTLRQAEHAAAEVALTNLSTRGPSKSLAARVLDETGVYKNLLQETAHRAGLKLPVYTTVRSGPGHLPVFTCSVELAGMSFPGEPAKTKKQAEKNAAMAAWSALKQMPDLGSSSQQAREKESSEEQEEVVVTRVLSNLRPKEESKPVRHRTQHQQRSRVVLGSREGTSASSSLYSLAFHHRWKVLDPLRAQQQRCFLAPKILPPMTLLQHSSITSQEPPFSKDKSSNVPLFSSKRPMPSAPRLEERPKDEEQSNGNSPAKPYTPTPAAYSRAFSISNTSAASRVMDQRTQQTQMSARPFCPSPCTNPSTGTASCKKSTGNSISNSVCQWWIPSARCCSCCAYKICDSGLRCPADEASS